A window from Salvia miltiorrhiza cultivar Shanhuang (shh) chromosome 2, IMPLAD_Smil_shh, whole genome shotgun sequence encodes these proteins:
- the LOC131008061 gene encoding uncharacterized protein LOC131008061 encodes MRHSPMPVRRCSFMTSNVAEAFNIRLLWARRLPICSMLEAIRLVIEKWFSERLRAAQQNEEVLTDEADKKVAIEVQKSRRYIAQRLSGRKYKVQTADRSFKVDLEKKKCECRAFQLDQLPCYFYSEIGDTIAEYVDSYYTKEFLIDTYSGEVNNLPPRHQWWVLEYIAERVVLPLIVKGHRGAQKKVDIEVVVKAAAHKQMSLLVTGVVNQRSAASAMKKDRARERALAGRLSLESSGLYLCVVTVNDID; translated from the exons ATGCGACACAGTCCTATGCCTGTACGACGCTGCAGTTTTATGACATCAAATGTTGCTGAAGCTTTTAATATCAGATTGTTGTGGGCAAGAAGACTTCCTATCTGCTCAATGTTAGAGGCAATCAGACTTGTTATTGAGAAATGGTTCAGCGAGCGACTAAGAGCTGCACAACAAAACGAGGAAGTTTTGACTGATGAGGCCGACAAAAAGGTAGCTATTGAAGTCCAAAAAAGTCGTCGATACATTGCACAAAGGTTGAGTGGCCGGAAGTATAAGGTGCAAACTGCTGACAGAAGCTTTAAGGTGGATCTGGAGAAGAAAAAATGCGAATGTCGAGCATTTCAGCTAGACCAACTGCCCT GTTATTTTTATAGTGAGATAGGTGATACGATCGCGGAGTATGTAGACTCTTACTACACGAAAGAATTTCTTATCGATACTTACTCTGGCGAAGTTAATAATCTCCCGCCGAGACACCAGTGGTGGGTTCTTGAGTACATCGCTGAGAGAGTTGTATTACCTCTGATTGTAAAAGGTCATCGGGGCGCCCAAAAGAAGGTAGACATCGAGGTGGTGGTGAAGGCAGCAGCACACAAGCAGATGAGTCTTCTAGTTACAGGCGTCGTAAACCAAAGAAGTGCAGCATCTGCCATGAAGAAGGACAGAGCAAGAGAACGTGCGCTGGCAGGGCGACTGAGCCTAGAGAGTAGTGGTTTGTATTTGTGTGTTGTAacagttaatgatattgattga
- the LOC131011389 gene encoding uncharacterized protein LOC131011389, with product MTSNCFISVLTPGELSVSFKSPENPLARGVQFPQHTKARVVEEREDEEDVPRQPRMTRSQSVRGPVRDAQPHEPARHLVDPGKRPAPHTSSSSSGSRPVSSPSEGEVDRKWVKKTIRQEMKKFFGKFMDKLKGKGKKDRGKSKHFRGSDSPPLMITSDGLLQRTELIPALQGPTLHVPATTTPAMRNHAIQRPCIMIHALQIMILTQQRPGITTRSGRPCNRVRATTAMQNFDWSTYVYPHASSPFLRPEYRTEQPIYFAESLTSLVPYEWGQSCSAGPAQTEEPEPHESSHRVVAGG from the coding sequence ATGACGAGTAACTGCTTCATATCAGTGCTGACACCGGGCGAACTCTCGGTGAGCTTCAAATCCCCCGAGAACCCATTAGCTCGGGGTGTCCAATTTCCACAGCACACCAAAGCCCGTGTTGTGGAGGAGCGCGAGGACGAGGAGGATGTACCTAGACAACCTCGTATGACTCGTAGTCAGAGTGTTCGGggccctgtgagggatgctcaaccccacgagccggctcgtcattTAGTAGATCCGGGAAAGCGCCCAGCGCCGCATACTTCTTCATCGTCGAGCGGATCTCGGCCTGTATCCAGTCCCAGCGAGGGTGAGGTGGACCGTAAATGGGTCAAGAAGACGATCCGTCAGGAGATGAAGAAGTTCTTCGGCAAATTCATGGATAAACTGAAGGGCAAGGGTAAAAAGGATAGGGGCAAGAGCAAACATTTTCGAGGGTCTGACTCCCCTCCCCTGATGATTACCAGCGACGGTCTCCTCCAAAGAACAGAGCTGATCCCAGCGCTTCAGGGCCCGACGCTTCACGTCCCTGCGACGACGACCCCCGCGATGAGGAACCACGCCATCCAGAGACCCTGCATTATGATACACGCCCTTCAGATTATGATTCTCACCCAGCAGAGACCCGGGATTACAACGCGCAGTGGCAGGCCATGCAACAGGGTCAGAGCGACTACGGCTATGCAGAATTTTGACTGGTCGACCTATGTCTACCCTCATGCCTCTTCCCCATTCCTGCGACCGGAGTATAGGACAGAGCAGCCGATATACTTTGCTGAGTCGCTCACTTCTCTTGTGCCATATGAGTGGGGACAGTCTTGTTCTGCAGGGCCGGCTCAGACGGAGGAGCCTGAGCCACATGAGAGCAGCCATCGCGTCGTAGCCGGAGGGTGA